A genomic region of Phragmites australis chromosome 2, lpPhrAust1.1, whole genome shotgun sequence contains the following coding sequences:
- the LOC133908873 gene encoding aspartic proteinase 36-like isoform X1, whose product MRLPGVAVAVAVLAVVLVGAGAASAAPLPSALRLERAVPHKGVPLEHLKERDRARHRHSRRGLLGGAPAVAGVVDFPVEGSANPYMVGLYFTRVKLGNPAKEFFVQIDTGSDILWVTCSPCTGCPTSSGLNIQLGSFSPDSSSTSSRITCSDDRCTAALQTGEAVCQSSYSPSSPCGYTFTYGDGSGTSGYYVSDTMYFDTVMGNEQTANSSASIVFGCSNSQSGDLTKADRAVDGIFGFGQHQLSVVSQLNSLGVSPKVFSHCLKGSDNGGGILVLGEIVEPGLVYTPLVPSQPHYNLNLENIAVNGQKLPIDSSLFTTSNAQGTIVDSGTTLAYLADGAYDPFVSAIAAAVSPSVRSLVSKGNQCFITSSSVDSLFPTVTLYFMGGVAMTVKPENYLLQQTSVDNNVLWCIGWQRNQGQAITILGDLVLKDKILVYDLGNMRMGWVDYDCSMAVNVTTSSGKNQYVNTGQFDVNASLRRTSYWGLIPSGVAVILVHMLIFGASRR is encoded by the exons ATGAGGCTGCCgggggtggcggtggcggtggccgtGCTGGCGGTGGTCCTGGTTGGTGCGGGTGCGGCTTCGGCGGCGCCGCTTCCTTCGGCGCTGAGGCTGGAGCGCGCGGTGCCCCACAAGGGGGTGCCACTGGAGCACCTCAAGGAGCGGGACAGGGCGCGGCACCGGCACTCGAGGAGGGGGCTGCTCGGGGGCGCGCCCGCCGTCGCTGGCGTGGTGGACTTCCCCGTGGAGGGCTCCGCCAACCCGTACATGGTCGG GCTCTATTTTACCCGTGTGAAATTGGGAAACCCAGCAAAGGAATTCTTTGTCCAGATAGACACAGGCAGTGACATATTGTGGGTAACTTGCAGTCCTTGCACTGGTTGCCCGACATCAAGTGGACTCAAT ATCCAGTTGGGGTCCTTCAGCCCTGACTCTTCATCAACATCATCCAGGATAACATGCTCGGATGATAGATGTACAGCTGCCCTCCAAACAGGGGAAGCAGTCTGCCAATCCTCGTACTCCCCAAGCAGCCCTTGTGGGTACACTTTCACCTATGGTGATGGGAGTGGCACATCAGGGTACTACGTGTCTGACACGATGTATTTCGATACTGTCATGGGAAATGAGCAGACTGCTAATTCTTCTGCCTCTATTGTTTTCGG ATGTAGCAACTCACAGTCAGGAGACCTGACGAAGGCAGATAGGGCAGTTGATGGGATCTTTGGGTTTGGACAGCATCAACTGTCTGTCGTTTCACAGCTGAACTCTCTTGGGGTGTCCCCTAAGGTGTTTTCTCATTGCCTGAAAGGTTCAGACAATGGTGGTGGCATTCTTGTGCTTGGTGAAATTGTGGAGCCAGGATTAGTCTATACTCCACTTGTTCCATCACA GCCTCATTACAACTTGAATTTGGAGAACATTGCGGTCAATGGCCAAAAGCTGCCCATTGATTCCTCCTTATTTACAACATCAAATGCACAGGGAACAATCGTGGATTCAGGAACAACATTGGCATACCTTGCAGATGGAGCCTATGATCCATTTGTTAGTGCG ATAGCTGCTGCAGTCTCTCCATCTGTACGTTCTCTTGTCAGCAAAGGGAACCAATGTTTTATTACTTCCAGCAG TGTTGACTCGTTGTTTCCAACTGTGACCCTTTATTTTATGGGTGGTGTTGCGATGACAGTGAAGCCGGAGAACTATCTTTTGCAGCAGACTTCTGTT GACAACAATGTATTGTGGTGCATTGGCTGGCAAAGGAACCAGGGCCAAGCAATAACTATACTCGGAG ATCTTGTTTTAAAGGATAAGATACTTGTGTATGACTTGGGGAACATGCGAATGGGCTGGGTTGATTATGATT GTTCGATGGCGGTGAACGTCACCACGTCGTCAGGGAAGAACCAGTATGTGAACACTGGGCAGTTCGATGTGAACGCTTCGCTGCGGCGAACATCGTACTGGGGCTTGATACCTTCCGGAGTTGCTGTCATTCTTGTgcatatgctcatttttggCGCCTCACGTAGATAG
- the LOC133908871 gene encoding conserved oligomeric Golgi complex subunit 1-like, translated as MPAAVAPGSGGAADAEELFRTKRIPEIRAAEGATRREISSKEEELRQLVGRSYRDLLDSADSILLIKQSSDSISDNLSLISGSLSSLSPPPEAPAASSASPSPYSGGRTRLYALAARAKYLVDTPEHIWGRLDEGLLLEAAGRYLRARVVHGRLSRDAVAAARFPLLAHQARLVEAFRPQIAQRARERLADRRLPIEAYADALSAAAAIDAPSLAPPQALLFFLASRRAWISQALAGLASDLSSYTSVLCDVARILRITLGHVGQLFVHALSDLPLFFKTVLAKTPPEQLFGGIPDPDEEAWLWKEHMNQLEATMVLLEPDAVARACTDWLKECCGEIFGVIAGGQRLVDAIGSGEVMGSVQRFVRDALDGREGLEGSLEQWLKSVFGSEIESPWDQIRGLILKEDKDIFEDWMEEAFVRRMKDIVDSELDSLGSSVNVKESVEAIGANADPKDAGDFLAYLQKPSTGGGFWFSESKIKKGGILAHLKPIADENDFHSCLTSYFGSEVSRIRDAIDNKCKNILEDLLSFVESHNSALRLKELVPYLQEKCYRTILAALKELEAELTKLSASLGTKKEDNDIPAASVIAERSLFIGRLLFALRYHSSHVPLILGSPREWVKEAGGAAFSRLSSPTPRHSRASFDSLMSFTPRRRAFDSPRSPGRQFLDSPRRQTIAAAVSLFGADDSSNPRLDELNKTLQSLCITAHSVWIAWVSAELSHILLYDLNKDDSLFSSTPLRGWEVTVIKQEETTEGPLEMQIALPSMPSLYIISFFYQACLEIHKVGGHILDRIILHNFAWELLQKVINIYENFLVSIESGNSQVSEKGILQILLDLRFIGDVLSGGKNASTSSTEMQTKHNSLPGTITKTSFRRKQSQLRADSAVIEPINKLINRLSQRLDPIDWATYEPYLWENEKQSYKRYVVLFGFLVQLNHMYTGTVQKLPTKSNTDSNIMICSQVPRFKYLPISAPAISSRAHKSSLQSPAGDSTSKSPWKSYSNGERSTAPEFDGNASLVGAAPLFKSFVTQVGSKFGENTSRWGSMLSDGQVGKLSDILPGPAAGFFSSFTSGARYDS; from the exons ATGCCCGCGGCTGTCGCccccggcagcggcggcgcggccgacgccgaggagctgTTCCGCACCAAGCGCATCCCTGAGATCCGCGCGGCGGAGGGCGCCACCCGCCGCGAGATCTCctccaaggaggaggagctccgtCAGCTCGTCGGCCGCAGCTACCGCGACCTCCTCGACTCTGCGGACTCTATCCTGCTCATCAAGCAGTCCTCTGACTCCATCTCCGACAACCTCTCCCTCATCTCCGGCTCCCTCTCGTCGCTCTCGCCGCCGCCCGAGGCTCCCGCCGCAAGCTCCGCCTCGCCTTCCCCGTATTCCGGCGGTCGCACACGGCTCTATGCTCTGGCCGCGCGTGCCAAGTACCTGGTCGACACGCCCGAGCACATATGGGGACGGCTCGACGAGGGCCTGCTCCTGGAGGCCGCGGGGCGGTACCTGCGGGCGCGGGTCGTGCACGGGCGGCTCTCACGCGACGCCGTGGCCGCCGCGCGGTTCCCGCTCCTCGCGCACCAGGCGCGCCTCGTGGAGGCGTTCCGGCCGCAGATCGCGCAGCGAGCTCGCGAGCGCCtcgccgaccgccgcctccccatAGAGGCCTACGCTGACGCGCTCTCGGCCGCTGCCGCGATCGACGCCCCGTCGCTCGCCCCACCCCAGgcgctcctcttcttcctcgcctCGCGCCGCGCCTGGATCTCCCAAGCCCTAGCTGGGCTCGCCTCGGATCTGTCGTCCTACACCTCCGTGCTGTGCGATGTCGCGAGGATCTTGCGTATCACACTCGGCCACGTCGGGCAGTTGTTTGTGCATGCGCTCAGTGATCTGCCGCTGTTCTTCAAGACGGTACTTGCGAAGACGCCTCCTGAGCAGTTGTTCGGCGGCATTCCGGACCCTGATGAGGAAGCGTGGTTGTGGAAGGAGCACATGAACCAGCTTGAGGCTACCATGGTTCTACTCGAGCCGGATGCTGTGGCACGAGCCTGTACAGATTGGCTCAAGGAATGTTGTGGTGAGATTTTTGGGGTGATTGCTGGGGGGCAGAGGTTGGTTGACGCCATTGGGAGTGGGGAGGTGATGGGATCAGTGCAAAGGTTTGTACGTGATGCGCTAGATGGGAGGGAAGGATTGGAGGGGAGTTTGGAGCAGTGGCTGAAGAGCGTCTTTGGGTCGGAGATTGAATCACCATGGGATCAGATCCGTGGGTTGATCTTGAAGGAAGACAAGGATATTTTTGAGGATTGGATGGAGGAGGCATTTGTGCGACGGATGAAGGACATTGTGGATTCAGAGCTTGATAGTTTGGGTTCTAGTGTTAATGTGAAGGAATCAGTTGAGGCTATTGGTGCCAATGCTGATCCAAAAGATGCTGGCGATTTCCTTGCATACCTGCAGAAACCTTCAACTGGTGGTGGTTTCTGGTTCTCAGAGTCTAAGATCAAGAAAGGTGGAATTTTGGCACACTTGAAACCAATTGCTGATGAGAATGACTTCCATAGCTGCCTAACCTCATATTTTGGGTCAGAAGTTAGTCGGATCAGGGATGCAATTGACAACAAATGCAAGAATATTCTGGAGGATCTGTTAAGCTTTGTGGAGTCACATAATTCAGCTCTGAGACTGAAGGAATTAGTGCCATACCTACAGGAGAAATGCTATAGGACCATCTTGGCAGCACTGAAAGAATTAGAAGCTGAGCTCACAAAGCTCTCTGCTTCGTTGGGAACCAAAAAGGAAGATAATGACATACCTGCAGCATCTGTTATAGCAGAGAGGTCTCTCTTCATTGGTCGCCTCTTGTTTGCGCTGAGATACCATTCAAGTCATGTACCCCTGATTCTAGGTTCCCCAAGGGAGTGGGTAAAGGAGGCTGGTGGTGCAGCATTTTCCAGGTTATCATCACCCACACCAAGACATTCAAGGGCATCTTTTGATTCTTTGATGTCTTTTACCCCCAGAAGGCGCGCATTTGACAGTCCCAGGAGTCCTGGAAGGCAATTCCTGGATAGCCCCAGAAGACAAActattgctgctgctgtttCTTTGTTTGGAGCTGATGATAGCTCCAATCCTAGACTCGATGAACTCAATAAGACCCTGCAGTCACTTTGCATCACGGCTCATAGTGTATGGATAGCATGGGTGTCCGCTGAATTATCTCACATTCTTTTATATGATCTCAATAAAGATGATTCTCTATTCTCTTCAACTCCTTTGCGG GGTTGGGAAGTCACAGTCATCAAACAAGAGGAAACAACTGAGGGTCCCTTGGAGATGCAAATAGCTCTTCCATCAATGCCATCATTGTACATCATATCCTTTTTTTATCAAGCATGTTTGGAAATTCATAAAGTTGGAGGGCACATCCTGGACAGAATCATTTTGCATAATTTTGCATGGGAGCTACTGCAGAAG GTCATCAACATTTATGAAAATTTTCTGGTATCTATTGAGTCCGGGAATTCTCAGGTTTCTGAGAAAGGAATTCTGCAAATACTGCTAGACTTGCGTTTCATTGGTGATGTCCTATCAGGAGGCAAAAATGCTTCCACCAGCTCTACTGAAATGCAAACGAAACATAATTCTTTGCCAGGCACCATTACCAAGACTTCCTTCAGGAGAAAACAATCACAATTACGGGCAGATTCAGCTGTCATAGAGCCTATAAACAAATTAATCAATAGGCTCTCGCAGAGATTGGATCCGATAGACTGGGCCAC GTATGAACCTTACTTGTGGGAGAATGAGAAGCAATCTTACAAGCGTTATGTTGTTCTTTTCGGTTTTTTGGTCCAACTGAATCACATGTACACTGGTACTGTACAAAAGTTACCAACAAAGTCAAATACAGATTCAAATATTATGATATGTTCTCAGGTTCCAAGATTCAAGTACCTACCGATCAG TGCCCCAGCTATATCATCAAGAGCACACAAATCATCACTACAGTCGCCAGCTGGTGATTCAACATCTAAAAGTCCTTGGAAATCATATTCAAATGGAGAAAGATCTACTGCACCAGAATTTGATGGTAATGCAAGTCTTGTAGGTGCTGCTCCATTGTTTAAGTCATTTGTTACCCAG GTTGGGAGCAAATTTGGGGAGAACACATCGAGATGGGGGTCCATGCTATCTGATGGACAGGTTGGTAAGCTAAGTGACATTCTTCCCGGACCAGCAGCTGggtttttctcttctttcacATCTGGAGCTCGATATGATTCATAG
- the LOC133908873 gene encoding aspartic proteinase 36-like isoform X2, protein MRLPGVAVAVAVLAVVLVGAGAASAAPLPSALRLERAVPHKGVPLEHLKERDRARHRHSRRGLLGGAPAVAGVVDFPVEGSANPYMVGLYFTRVKLGNPAKEFFVQIDTGSDILWVTCSPCTGCPTSSGLNIQLGSFSPDSSSTSSRITCSDDRCTAALQTGEAVCQSSYSPSSPCGYTFTYGDGSGTSGYYVSDTMYFDTVMGNEQTANSSASIVFGCSNSQSGDLTKADRAVDGIFGFGQHQLSVVSQLNSLGVSPKVFSHCLKGSDNGGGILVLGEIVEPGLVYTPLVPSQPHYNLNLENIAVNGQKLPIDSSLFTTSNAQGTIVDSGTTLAYLADGAYDPFVSAIAAAVSPSVRSLVSKGNQCFITSSSVDSLFPTVTLYFMGGVAMTVKPENYLLQQTSDNNVLWCIGWQRNQGQAITILGDLVLKDKILVYDLGNMRMGWVDYDCSMAVNVTTSSGKNQYVNTGQFDVNASLRRTSYWGLIPSGVAVILVHMLIFGASRR, encoded by the exons ATGAGGCTGCCgggggtggcggtggcggtggccgtGCTGGCGGTGGTCCTGGTTGGTGCGGGTGCGGCTTCGGCGGCGCCGCTTCCTTCGGCGCTGAGGCTGGAGCGCGCGGTGCCCCACAAGGGGGTGCCACTGGAGCACCTCAAGGAGCGGGACAGGGCGCGGCACCGGCACTCGAGGAGGGGGCTGCTCGGGGGCGCGCCCGCCGTCGCTGGCGTGGTGGACTTCCCCGTGGAGGGCTCCGCCAACCCGTACATGGTCGG GCTCTATTTTACCCGTGTGAAATTGGGAAACCCAGCAAAGGAATTCTTTGTCCAGATAGACACAGGCAGTGACATATTGTGGGTAACTTGCAGTCCTTGCACTGGTTGCCCGACATCAAGTGGACTCAAT ATCCAGTTGGGGTCCTTCAGCCCTGACTCTTCATCAACATCATCCAGGATAACATGCTCGGATGATAGATGTACAGCTGCCCTCCAAACAGGGGAAGCAGTCTGCCAATCCTCGTACTCCCCAAGCAGCCCTTGTGGGTACACTTTCACCTATGGTGATGGGAGTGGCACATCAGGGTACTACGTGTCTGACACGATGTATTTCGATACTGTCATGGGAAATGAGCAGACTGCTAATTCTTCTGCCTCTATTGTTTTCGG ATGTAGCAACTCACAGTCAGGAGACCTGACGAAGGCAGATAGGGCAGTTGATGGGATCTTTGGGTTTGGACAGCATCAACTGTCTGTCGTTTCACAGCTGAACTCTCTTGGGGTGTCCCCTAAGGTGTTTTCTCATTGCCTGAAAGGTTCAGACAATGGTGGTGGCATTCTTGTGCTTGGTGAAATTGTGGAGCCAGGATTAGTCTATACTCCACTTGTTCCATCACA GCCTCATTACAACTTGAATTTGGAGAACATTGCGGTCAATGGCCAAAAGCTGCCCATTGATTCCTCCTTATTTACAACATCAAATGCACAGGGAACAATCGTGGATTCAGGAACAACATTGGCATACCTTGCAGATGGAGCCTATGATCCATTTGTTAGTGCG ATAGCTGCTGCAGTCTCTCCATCTGTACGTTCTCTTGTCAGCAAAGGGAACCAATGTTTTATTACTTCCAGCAG TGTTGACTCGTTGTTTCCAACTGTGACCCTTTATTTTATGGGTGGTGTTGCGATGACAGTGAAGCCGGAGAACTATCTTTTGCAGCAGACTTCT GACAACAATGTATTGTGGTGCATTGGCTGGCAAAGGAACCAGGGCCAAGCAATAACTATACTCGGAG ATCTTGTTTTAAAGGATAAGATACTTGTGTATGACTTGGGGAACATGCGAATGGGCTGGGTTGATTATGATT GTTCGATGGCGGTGAACGTCACCACGTCGTCAGGGAAGAACCAGTATGTGAACACTGGGCAGTTCGATGTGAACGCTTCGCTGCGGCGAACATCGTACTGGGGCTTGATACCTTCCGGAGTTGCTGTCATTCTTGTgcatatgctcatttttggCGCCTCACGTAGATAG